The following are encoded together in the Edaphobacter lichenicola genome:
- a CDS encoding HD domain-containing protein, giving the protein MTISTQASQAALISGITVPDSTLANEITEFIRDTESTLLFNHSSRVYYFGALAGQRRGFNFDAELLYAGAMFHDIGLVPAYSSAADRFEVDGANAARDFLRRHSISEEDIDRVWTAIALHTTPGIPQYMHPVVALVTAGVEMDVLGIDYTSFTESDRNAVVQAFPRTAHFKEDILQTFYDGIKHKPETTFGNVKADVLADKDPAFHRGNFCSVIRNSSWLG; this is encoded by the coding sequence ATGACCATATCAACTCAGGCTTCTCAAGCAGCACTCATCTCGGGCATCACAGTTCCAGACAGTACTCTTGCCAATGAAATCACGGAGTTCATTCGCGATACGGAATCGACTCTGCTCTTCAATCACTCCAGCCGCGTCTACTACTTTGGCGCGCTCGCAGGCCAGCGTCGTGGCTTCAACTTTGATGCCGAACTTCTCTACGCCGGCGCAATGTTCCACGACATCGGTCTCGTACCTGCTTACAGCAGCGCCGCAGACCGTTTTGAGGTTGATGGTGCAAATGCCGCGCGCGACTTCCTGCGCCGCCATAGCATCTCTGAAGAGGACATCGACCGCGTATGGACTGCGATTGCACTTCACACAACTCCCGGCATCCCTCAATATATGCATCCGGTCGTTGCCCTCGTGACGGCAGGCGTCGAAATGGATGTGCTCGGAATCGACTACACCAGCTTCACAGAGTCAGACCGCAACGCGGTTGTGCAGGCGTTCCCGCGTACAGCCCATTTCAAAGAGGATATCCTCCAGACCTTCTACGACGGCATCAAACACAAGCCTGAGACTACCTTCGGAAACGTTAAAGCGGACGTGCTCGCAGACAAAGATCCCGCCTTTCACCGTGGCAACTTCTGCAGTGTGATCCGTAACTCTTCCTGGCTCGGCTGA